A region of Zeugodacus cucurbitae isolate PBARC_wt_2022May chromosome 5, idZeuCucr1.2, whole genome shotgun sequence DNA encodes the following proteins:
- the LOC128922247 gene encoding LOW QUALITY PROTEIN: tigger transposable element-derived protein 1-like (The sequence of the model RefSeq protein was modified relative to this genomic sequence to represent the inferred CDS: deleted 2 bases in 1 codon; substituted 1 base at 1 genomic stop codon), whose protein sequence is MMKPLLVNKSLRPRALKGKDLKHLRVHWMANKKAWVTGNIFQEWFAKCFVPEFKSYLEKKKQPFKALLIIDNAPGHPLIEHSNVNIIFLPPNTTSIIQAMDQGIIATFKMYYLKKTFQCIMEKLEENPELDFTDAWKNFSIKDCILYASKAISEIRQHTLNACWKSLWPECVKSGMSVTSNSTNYSCITDLARSAGGEILADMTREDIDEILLDSXILLELDDDDLIEIATEVIESENGSDTEIDEHPIKAETIKQGLKLAAELDNYFVANNTDAERARIFQKELSLCMLRYKELHRNLLGLRRSIQTKLPEFMVQIQSEMLSQSEHQSIVLTIDSDTNSSDINAGHQNKRLRIIGGMEVIQRSRNEAEVCEDT, encoded by the exons ATGATGAAACCGCTGTTAGTAAACAAAAGTCTTAGGCCGCGAGCACTAAAGGGCAAAGATTTAAAACATTTACGTGTTCACTGGATGGCCAATAAAAAAGCCTGGGTAACTGGAAATATATTCCAAGAATGGTTTGCTAAATGCTTTGTACCAGAATTTAAAAGTTATTTGGAGAAGAAGAAACAGCCCTTTAAAGCTCTTTTAATAATTGACAATGCACCAGGCCATCCGTTGATTGAACATTCTAACGTAAATATCATTTTCCTCCCGCCGAATACTACATCAATTATCCAAGCGATGGATCAAGGCATTATTGCAACTTTTAAAATGTACTACCTCAAAAAAACTTTTCAGTGCATTATGGAAAAACTGGAGGAAAATCCTGAATTGGACTTCACCGATGCTTGGAAAAATTTTTCTATCAAGGATTGCATCTTGTACGCGTCAAAAGCAATTTCTGAAATAAGGCAACATACGTTAAACGCATGCTGGAAATCTCTTTGGCCAGAATGTGTTAAAAGTGGTATGTCCGTGACAAGCAATTCAACTAATTATTCATGTATCACTGATTTAGCACGTTCAGCGGGAGGAGAAATTCTTGCAGATATGACGAGAGAAGATATTGACGAGATTCTTCTAGATTCT TAGATTCTTCTAGAGCTCGATGATGACGATTTGATTGAAATAGCTACGGAAGTAATCGAATCGGAAAATGGCAGCGACACCGAGATAGACGAGCATCCAATTAAAGCAGAGACGATTAAGCAAGGTCTTAAACTTGCAGCAGAATTGGACAATTATTTTGTAGCAAATAATACTGATGCCGAACGTGcacgaatttttcaaaaagaattGAGTCTCTGCATGTTAAGATATAAAGAACTACATCGGAATTTATTGGGTCTAAGAAGAAGCATTCAAACAAAATTACCTGAATTTATGGTGCAAATTCAGTCGGAGATGCTAAGTCAATCAGAGCATCAATCCATAGTTCTTACTATTGATTCTGATACAAATTCAAGTGATATCAATGCCGGCCATCAAAATAAGCGGCTAAGAATAATCGGTGGCATGGAGGTGATCCAGAGATCTCGGAATGAAGCTGAAGTGTGTGAGGATACATGA